From the Methanobacterium spitsbergense genome, one window contains:
- a CDS encoding metallophosphoesterase, translating into MKETHSNLRALMLRQKMQIAMSGFRDVLGIHEFDARDFEIVPLNVTIPDLDPIFNGYRIVHISDIHLGQWISAKRIEGVVNLVNKQNPDIVAITGDSVSYVVNEAVLDMLRFLKNLNPKDATVAVLGNHDHWIGAEDIRRVMDESKIIELENDVYTIKREDAMLHIAGVDSITLEKHDLNAVLKKLPKSGPAILLAHEPDFADESSATGRFCVQLSGHSHGGQMIIPGLGTPFRGSQFKKYPLGEYKVGDMIQYTNRGLGTNVFWIRINCPPEITIMTLQSS; encoded by the coding sequence ATGAAAGAAACTCATTCTAACCTCAGGGCCCTGATGTTACGTCAAAAAATGCAGATTGCTATGTCTGGTTTCAGGGATGTACTTGGAATACATGAATTTGATGCAAGGGACTTTGAAATTGTACCCTTAAATGTAACAATACCCGATCTTGACCCTATTTTTAATGGCTATCGAATAGTACATATTAGTGACATACATTTGGGACAGTGGATATCTGCCAAACGTATTGAAGGTGTAGTAAATCTTGTAAATAAACAGAACCCTGATATTGTTGCTATAACGGGGGATTCTGTTTCATATGTGGTGAATGAGGCGGTTCTAGACATGTTAAGATTTCTCAAAAATCTTAATCCAAAAGATGCAACTGTGGCTGTGCTTGGAAATCATGACCATTGGATAGGTGCCGAAGATATTCGTAGGGTAATGGATGAAAGTAAGATCATAGAACTTGAAAACGATGTTTACACCATAAAACGTGAAGATGCCATGCTTCACATAGCTGGAGTAGACAGTATCACCTTGGAAAAGCATGATTTAAATGCAGTGTTAAAAAAACTTCCAAAATCAGGACCTGCAATTTTACTAGCACACGAACCAGATTTTGCTGATGAAAGTTCAGCAACAGGAAGATTTTGTGTACAACTTTCAGGACATTCTCATGGCGGCCAAATGATTATTCCAGGATTAGGAACACCATTCAGAGGTTCTCAATTCAAAAAATATCCGTTGGGAGAATATAAAGTTGGAGATATGATTCAGTATACTAACAGAGGTCTTGGAACCAATGTTTTTTGGATTCGAATAAACTGTCCACCTGAAATTACCATAATGACGCTCCAAAGTTCTTAA
- the radA gene encoding DNA repair and recombination protein RadA — MVELEDLPNVGEKTAQKLRDAGFADMMRLATATAKELSVKAEIGEGVAEKVIEAARKSEQIDFETAMDVMERRKDVGRITTGSTGLDELIGGGIETQSITEVFGEFGSGKSQISHELAVTVQLPPERGGLSGDCVFIDTENTFRPERIKQIADGLELDVEEVLTKIHIARAFNSSHQILMADKVNELIQSGSNVRLVIVDSLTAHFRAEYIGRESLATRQQKLNQHLHTLQNIANTYNVGVFVTNQVQSKPDAFFGSPTKAIGGHVLGHAATYRIWLKKGLAGKRIARLVDSPHLPEGEAVFKVITEGISD; from the coding sequence ATGGTAGAACTCGAAGACTTGCCAAATGTGGGTGAAAAAACCGCCCAGAAATTGAGAGATGCTGGTTTCGCCGATATGATGAGATTGGCTACCGCAACTGCAAAGGAATTAAGTGTTAAAGCCGAAATAGGAGAAGGAGTTGCTGAAAAAGTTATAGAAGCCGCAAGAAAATCTGAACAAATTGATTTTGAAACGGCTATGGATGTAATGGAAAGACGAAAGGACGTTGGAAGGATAACAACTGGTAGTACTGGTCTTGATGAACTTATTGGCGGAGGAATTGAAACACAATCCATAACAGAAGTATTCGGTGAATTTGGATCGGGAAAAAGTCAGATATCCCACGAACTAGCCGTTACAGTACAATTACCTCCAGAAAGAGGAGGTTTATCAGGAGATTGTGTATTCATAGATACTGAAAACACATTTAGACCTGAAAGAATAAAACAGATAGCAGATGGCCTTGAACTTGATGTGGAAGAAGTTTTAACTAAAATACACATTGCAAGAGCATTCAATTCAAGTCATCAAATATTGATGGCTGACAAGGTCAACGAATTGATACAGAGCGGCTCAAATGTTAGACTTGTAATAGTGGACTCCTTAACTGCACATTTCCGTGCAGAATACATTGGAAGGGAATCCCTTGCAACCAGGCAACAGAAATTGAACCAACATTTGCATACTCTTCAAAACATTGCAAATACCTATAATGTAGGTGTTTTCGTTACAAACCAAGTTCAATCAAAACCAGACGCTTTCTTTGGAAGTCCAACCAAAGCAATAGGAGGCCATGTGCTTGGTCACGCAGCAACATATAGGATCTGGCTCAAAAAGGGACTTGCAGGTAAAAGAATCGCAAGATTAGTGGATAGTCCACATTTACCAGAAGGAGAGGCAGTTTTCAAAGTGATAACAGAGGGAATTTCAGACTGA
- a CDS encoding dihydromethanopterin reductase (acceptor) gives MRIAWGITGAGHLLKESVNILVELSKTHEVTILLSGAGEEVLKMYGLFETVKKLTGGKYRELVLEADQHASFPMTGRFSLGTYDILVVSPTTSNTIGKIVNGIADTLITNAVAQSGKGMVKTYIIPVDMESGDLQTVLPSKLELDTCQDCEICEAAAACPSNAITPGVEINLLKCEGCGACQVACSFGAVTGGKLITIHMRDIDIQNTAKLSEIEGINVLNHPSDLNII, from the coding sequence ATGAGAATTGCCTGGGGAATTACAGGAGCAGGACATCTACTAAAAGAAAGCGTAAACATATTGGTTGAACTTTCAAAGACACATGAAGTTACGATACTACTTTCAGGTGCTGGTGAAGAAGTTCTTAAAATGTATGGCCTTTTTGAAACAGTTAAAAAGTTAACTGGAGGTAAATATAGGGAACTTGTACTTGAAGCTGATCAACACGCTAGTTTCCCAATGACCGGGCGTTTTTCATTAGGGACATACGATATTCTCGTTGTTTCTCCTACAACTTCTAATACCATTGGGAAAATTGTTAATGGTATAGCAGATACCCTAATTACTAATGCAGTTGCGCAATCAGGTAAAGGAATGGTTAAAACCTACATTATCCCTGTTGATATGGAATCTGGTGACCTTCAAACCGTTTTACCATCAAAACTAGAACTTGACACATGCCAGGATTGTGAAATATGTGAAGCAGCTGCAGCCTGCCCAAGTAATGCAATTACTCCAGGTGTGGAAATAAACCTCTTGAAATGTGAGGGCTGCGGTGCTTGTCAAGTTGCCTGTTCATTTGGAGCTGTAACCGGAGGTAAACTCATCACCATACATATGAGGGATATTGATATCCAAAACACTGCAAAATTAAGTGAAATTGAAGGAATAAATGTATTGAATCACCCATCAGATTTGAACATCATTTAA
- a CDS encoding HEAT repeat domain-containing protein: MSNGKRIDFLVDELQNDDWIVREDAAELLAEIGDPEAVEPLIKSLDDDDWHVKEAAALSLAIFADSRAVDPLIHLMKDEKASVRYAAALGLASIADERALKVLKKAIEDDNPIVRKVAKLGIDAIEKKE, encoded by the coding sequence ATGTCAAACGGTAAAAGAATAGATTTTCTTGTGGATGAACTCCAAAATGATGATTGGATTGTTCGAGAAGATGCTGCAGAACTTCTTGCAGAAATTGGAGATCCTGAAGCTGTTGAACCACTCATAAAATCATTGGATGATGACGATTGGCATGTTAAGGAAGCTGCTGCCCTTTCACTGGCAATTTTCGCAGATTCTCGGGCTGTTGACCCGTTAATTCATCTCATGAAAGATGAAAAGGCAAGTGTGCGTTATGCAGCAGCTTTAGGATTAGCATCCATAGCAGACGAAAGAGCATTAAAAGTTCTTAAAAAAGCTATTGAAGATGATAACCCCATAGTAAGAAAGGTGGCAAAGCTGGGAATTGACGCAATTGAAAAGAAAGAATAA
- a CDS encoding MarR family winged helix-turn-helix transcriptional regulator, translating to MNQELELVESMDKLSELMQKFQTELLTGDLKEYTLRQLYYIELIDKKEGISVSEISKTLDLKKSTVSIAINQLIDLDIVNKIQSTTDKRFYFLKLTSKGKEIMKMHKQVHKNTIKKMLKILNPEEVENFIKIVDKITVII from the coding sequence GTGAATCAAGAGCTCGAATTAGTGGAATCAATGGATAAATTAAGCGAATTAATGCAAAAATTTCAAACAGAGCTTCTGACAGGTGATTTGAAGGAATATACTCTGAGACAATTATACTATATTGAATTGATCGATAAAAAAGAAGGTATAAGTGTTTCAGAGATTTCAAAAACTCTTGATCTTAAAAAATCAACAGTTTCAATCGCGATTAATCAGCTTATTGATCTTGATATAGTAAATAAAATTCAATCTACAACTGATAAACGTTTTTATTTTTTAAAACTCACTTCTAAAGGTAAAGAGATAATGAAAATGCATAAACAGGTTCATAAAAATACAATCAAGAAGATGTTAAAGATTTTAAACCCGGAAGAAGTTGAAAACTTCATTAAAATAGTGGATAAAATTACAGTTATCATTTAA
- a CDS encoding DUF169 domain-containing protein, translating into MYQEFGEKLKEILKLDLDPVAIKWSVRAPKNIPKEEGKSRFCTKLDKAAKGEIFYSTVEEEDCMGGMRYSGMKDRNELPTNMQSGAFLVPAGVYKSIPAVQRSWKNNMAIESGIFSAVIFSPLSKADFEPDIIFLVCNAEQAMMILHANAYDSGSHGLGADSGPICSSMAAVPYLTGEVTYGFGDIGSRRNMTLKPEDVMVTIPAGDLERIISNLIEMKKKTFFRES; encoded by the coding sequence TTGTATCAAGAATTTGGAGAAAAACTTAAGGAAATATTAAAACTTGATCTGGACCCAGTTGCTATAAAGTGGTCCGTAAGAGCACCTAAAAATATCCCAAAGGAAGAAGGCAAATCAAGATTTTGTACCAAACTGGATAAAGCAGCAAAAGGGGAAATTTTTTATTCAACAGTTGAAGAAGAAGACTGTATGGGTGGTATGAGATATTCTGGCATGAAGGACCGGAATGAATTACCAACAAATATGCAGAGTGGAGCATTTTTAGTGCCTGCTGGGGTTTACAAAAGTATACCTGCTGTTCAACGCTCTTGGAAAAACAACATGGCAATTGAATCTGGAATATTTAGCGCAGTGATATTCTCACCCCTATCAAAAGCTGATTTTGAACCAGATATTATATTTTTGGTTTGTAACGCAGAACAGGCCATGATGATACTCCACGCAAACGCCTATGATTCAGGATCCCATGGTTTAGGTGCGGATTCAGGACCTATATGTAGCTCAATGGCTGCAGTGCCATATTTAACTGGAGAAGTAACGTATGGCTTTGGTGACATAGGATCCAGAAGAAATATGACTTTGAAACCCGAAGATGTAATGGTAACAATTCCTGCAGGAGATCTTGAAAGGATAATTTCTAATCTCATTGAAATGAAGAAAAAAACATTTTTCAGGGAGAGTTAA
- a CDS encoding CoB--CoM heterodisulfide reductase iron-sulfur subunit A family protein — protein MADEKKQETTEEPKVGVYTCHCGINIGGVVDIEAVKDYAATLPNVVVSEEYKYFCSDPGQEMIQKDIKEKGLNRVVVAACSPRLHEPTFRRAVKEAGLNPYLFEFANIREHDSWVHQNEPEAATEKAKDLVRMAVAKARLLEPLISETVSVTDKALVIGGGVAGIQASLDLADMGFQTYLVEKQPTIGGRMSQLDKTFPTMDCSMCILAPKMVDCGKHENIELISYAEVKKVDGYIGNFKVEVEKKPRYIDESVCTGCGSCSEVCPIEIPNYFDEGVGMVKATYIPFPQAVPLCSTIDKDYCIECKLCDQVCGNMAIKHDQEPETIELEVGTIIVATGYDPYDPTEKKEWAYGAAENVITGLELERYINASGPTQGHVLTPSNGKAPKSVAFIQCVGSRDEQIDKPYCSRVCCMYAMKNAQLILEHEPDTDITIYYMDIRAFGKGFEEFYKRSQEKYGIKFIRGRPASVLENPDQTLTVRAEDTLLGKVTEYDYDMVVLSVGLQPPEGAEELRQTLALSKSADGFLMEAHPKLRPVDTLTEGIFLAGVAQGPKDIPDAVAQASGAAARAAIPMIKGEVEIEPIIASVDEDVCGGCEVCIELCPYGAIERIDEQAHVNIALCKGCGTCVAACPSGALDQAHFKTSQIFAQIEAAMNGGK, from the coding sequence TTGGCAGATGAAAAAAAGCAAGAAACAACCGAAGAACCAAAAGTCGGGGTATACACATGTCACTGTGGTATAAACATAGGTGGCGTAGTTGATATCGAGGCAGTAAAAGATTATGCAGCAACACTTCCAAACGTTGTTGTATCAGAAGAATACAAATACTTCTGTTCAGACCCAGGACAAGAAATGATCCAGAAGGACATCAAAGAAAAGGGTTTAAACAGAGTAGTTGTAGCAGCATGTTCACCAAGGCTCCACGAACCAACGTTCAGAAGAGCAGTTAAAGAAGCAGGATTAAACCCTTACCTCTTTGAATTTGCAAACATAAGGGAACATGATTCATGGGTTCACCAGAACGAACCTGAAGCAGCAACAGAAAAGGCAAAGGACCTTGTAAGAATGGCAGTAGCTAAAGCCAGATTACTAGAACCACTCATATCTGAAACAGTTTCAGTTACAGACAAAGCCCTTGTTATTGGTGGTGGAGTAGCAGGAATTCAAGCATCACTAGATCTGGCTGACATGGGATTCCAAACTTACCTGGTAGAAAAACAGCCTACAATAGGCGGAAGGATGTCACAACTTGACAAAACTTTCCCAACAATGGATTGTTCAATGTGTATTCTCGCACCTAAAATGGTGGACTGTGGAAAACACGAAAACATAGAACTTATTTCCTATGCAGAAGTTAAGAAAGTTGACGGTTACATAGGTAATTTTAAAGTTGAAGTTGAAAAGAAACCACGTTACATAGACGAATCTGTATGTACTGGTTGTGGAAGTTGTTCAGAGGTTTGTCCTATAGAAATACCTAACTACTTCGATGAAGGCGTAGGTATGGTTAAAGCTACATACATACCATTTCCACAAGCAGTTCCACTGTGCTCAACTATAGACAAGGATTACTGTATTGAATGTAAACTATGTGACCAAGTCTGTGGTAATATGGCAATAAAACACGACCAGGAACCAGAAACCATTGAACTCGAGGTTGGTACCATTATCGTTGCAACGGGTTACGATCCATACGACCCAACAGAGAAAAAAGAATGGGCATATGGAGCAGCTGAAAACGTTATCACAGGGCTTGAACTGGAAAGATACATAAACGCATCCGGACCAACCCAAGGACACGTTTTAACACCATCAAATGGTAAAGCACCGAAAAGTGTTGCATTCATCCAGTGTGTAGGCTCAAGGGACGAACAGATTGACAAACCATACTGTTCCAGGGTCTGCTGTATGTATGCAATGAAAAACGCTCAACTCATACTAGAACATGAACCAGACACCGATATCACCATTTATTACATGGATATTAGAGCATTCGGTAAAGGATTCGAAGAATTCTACAAACGTTCACAGGAGAAGTATGGTATCAAGTTCATCAGAGGTCGACCAGCATCAGTCTTGGAAAACCCTGATCAGACCCTAACCGTAAGGGCAGAAGATACCCTACTCGGAAAAGTAACAGAATATGACTATGATATGGTTGTATTATCTGTGGGTCTACAGCCACCTGAAGGTGCAGAAGAACTTAGACAGACTTTAGCTCTGTCAAAAAGTGCAGACGGTTTCTTAATGGAAGCTCACCCTAAACTCAGACCTGTTGACACATTAACAGAGGGTATTTTCCTTGCCGGTGTTGCACAGGGACCTAAAGATATTCCTGACGCAGTTGCACAGGCATCAGGTGCAGCAGCAAGAGCAGCAATACCAATGATAAAGGGTGAAGTGGAAATTGAACCTATCATTGCTAGTGTTGATGAAGATGTTTGTGGTGGATGTGAAGTTTGTATTGAACTTTGCCCATACGGTGCAATTGAAAGAATAGATGAACAGGCACATGTTAATATAGCACTCTGTAAAGGATGCGGAACTTGTGTTGCAGCATGTCCATCTGGAGCACTTGACCAAGCACACTTCAAAACCAGCCAGATATTTGCTCAGATTGAAGCAGCAATGAACGGCGGAAAATAA
- a CDS encoding OB-fold nucleic acid binding domain-containing protein, which translates to MSGEEIKSEYEKIKDKISYDDFLKRMEERKHDYEDVSFMSELDIARTIVGEYINEANKPLSEANEAHKISELETGRDNISITGRVMHISHVKKFTSKKGREGKLANMILSDDTGEIRVVLWTENIKFLKKISEGDVIKINNAEVKQGFREDELHMKLDSTIQKLDEKDFETFPKYDDKITNIEDIKGDMQVNVVARILRIPKIRTFNKNGKEGKVLSLEIQDKTGKIQFTLWNRDTDIVEDLELKEGDSIKILGALGRTRDNEVSLSNSWVGRILKGEFDLPEYTETIQKIGDAHEMRDVTVVGVICKIYDAITFMRDDGSTGQVRSLEMEDDTGSIRITLWNDDANMDLKKGDIIKIIGGNIEFDEYSGTDYRINTNWNTKIIINPEIDAKLKKQLQECGKYLKPLKISQIHEMDEEGEEIDVVGRIVNVYDPSEFNRDDGTTGKVRTIEIGDGTGLIRASFWDDKAELSFAEGDPIKIENARTRLGNYNMDLSIGRTARIVKPNPEEINDLPAINEIEDSIYSTKTISELNDGDRNVRLIGRVINIYDPNEFQRADGSKGTVRTIEIADGTGVIRASFWDEKSETPLNVGDTIKIENPRVNLRDDKIELSVGRNTNVTKATDEETEKLPSFDDIKEMIYKTKKIDDIGEEDRNIKVTGQIVEAYGNRILYEMCPNCNKRVSLVDNIYICDICGEEIDEPNYLMIIPCVIEDDTGTMRVTFFRTAAEELIGMKMQEIIGVIQKTGDEGSLEDKVSDLVGHEITIIADASFDEYNEEIRLNAKKLVEMKL; encoded by the coding sequence ATGAGCGGCGAGGAAATAAAGAGCGAATATGAAAAGATTAAGGATAAAATATCATACGATGACTTCTTAAAGAGAATGGAAGAACGGAAACATGATTACGAGGATGTTAGTTTCATGAGCGAGCTTGATATAGCCCGCACAATTGTTGGCGAATATATTAACGAAGCTAATAAACCTTTATCAGAGGCAAATGAAGCACATAAGATATCAGAACTCGAAACTGGTCGTGACAACATCAGTATAACAGGTAGAGTAATGCACATATCTCATGTGAAAAAATTTACCAGTAAAAAAGGAAGGGAAGGGAAACTTGCCAATATGATATTATCCGATGATACAGGCGAAATACGAGTAGTACTATGGACTGAAAATATTAAATTCCTTAAAAAAATATCAGAAGGAGACGTTATTAAAATCAACAATGCTGAAGTGAAGCAAGGATTCAGAGAAGATGAACTTCACATGAAGTTAGATTCAACCATACAGAAACTGGATGAAAAAGATTTTGAAACATTTCCTAAATACGATGATAAAATCACCAATATAGAAGATATAAAGGGAGATATGCAGGTTAATGTAGTGGCCAGAATTTTGCGTATTCCAAAGATAAGAACTTTCAATAAAAATGGGAAAGAAGGAAAAGTTTTATCACTCGAAATTCAGGATAAAACCGGTAAAATACAATTTACGCTTTGGAACAGAGACACCGATATTGTAGAAGATCTTGAACTAAAAGAAGGTGATTCAATAAAAATATTGGGCGCCCTTGGAAGAACACGTGACAATGAAGTATCTTTATCCAATTCATGGGTAGGTAGAATCTTGAAGGGCGAATTTGACCTTCCAGAATACACCGAAACAATACAAAAAATTGGTGATGCACATGAAATGCGTGATGTAACAGTTGTTGGTGTCATCTGCAAAATATATGATGCTATTACATTCATGAGAGACGATGGAAGTACAGGACAGGTAAGATCCCTCGAAATGGAAGATGATACTGGATCCATTAGGATAACCCTATGGAATGATGATGCAAATATGGACCTGAAAAAAGGGGACATTATTAAAATTATCGGAGGAAATATTGAATTCGACGAATATTCCGGGACAGACTATAGAATAAACACCAATTGGAATACTAAAATAATTATTAACCCTGAAATCGATGCTAAACTTAAGAAACAACTTCAAGAATGCGGCAAATATCTTAAACCATTAAAAATATCCCAAATACATGAAATGGATGAGGAAGGTGAAGAAATCGATGTTGTTGGGAGAATAGTAAATGTGTACGATCCATCCGAGTTTAATAGAGATGATGGAACAACCGGGAAAGTCAGAACTATTGAAATTGGAGACGGTACAGGACTAATAAGAGCTTCTTTTTGGGATGATAAAGCAGAACTGTCATTCGCAGAAGGGGATCCAATAAAAATAGAAAATGCCCGGACACGTTTAGGAAATTACAACATGGATCTGTCTATTGGCAGAACAGCTAGGATTGTTAAACCTAACCCAGAAGAAATAAACGATTTACCTGCCATAAACGAAATCGAAGATTCTATTTATTCCACCAAAACCATTAGCGAATTGAATGATGGTGACCGTAATGTAAGGCTAATTGGAAGAGTTATTAATATCTATGATCCAAACGAATTCCAGCGTGCCGATGGAAGCAAAGGAACTGTTAGAACAATAGAAATAGCCGATGGCACTGGAGTAATTAGGGCTTCATTCTGGGATGAAAAATCAGAAACTCCATTAAATGTCGGAGATACAATAAAAATAGAAAATCCTCGTGTAAACCTACGTGACGATAAAATAGAACTCAGTGTGGGCAGAAATACAAATGTGACAAAAGCAACAGATGAAGAAACTGAAAAACTCCCTTCTTTTGATGATATCAAAGAAATGATTTATAAAACCAAGAAGATCGATGATATTGGAGAGGAAGATCGTAATATAAAGGTAACAGGACAAATTGTAGAAGCCTATGGAAATAGAATACTCTATGAAATGTGTCCTAACTGTAATAAACGAGTGAGTTTGGTAGATAATATTTACATCTGCGATATATGCGGAGAAGAGATAGATGAACCCAATTATCTTATGATAATTCCATGCGTTATTGAAGATGATACAGGGACAATGCGTGTTACATTCTTCAGAACAGCTGCAGAAGAACTAATTGGTATGAAAATGCAAGAAATTATTGGGGTAATCCAAAAAACTGGAGATGAAGGATCACTCGAAGATAAAGTATCAGATCTTGTTGGTCATGAAATCACAATTATTGCTGATGCTAGCTTTGATGAATACAACGAAGAAATACGACTCAATGCTAAAAAACTTGTTGAAATGAAGTTGTAA
- the glyA gene encoding serine hydroxymethyltransferase, with protein sequence MFKNEEYALKIKEITKEHHNWMENSINLIASENITSTSVREALASDLSHRYAEGLSGCRLYEGCKYVDEIEDITVKLSKKIFKAEHANVQPISGVVANMASFFALAKHGDSMMALEVPVGGHISHANVSAAGIRGLKIAPHPFDETKMNIDADAMKKDIIEKKPKIVLLGGSLFLFPHPVEDAREAADEVGAKVMYDGAHVLGLIAGGYFQDPLREGADLLVGSTHKTFPGPQGGIILCKEDIAHKIDDAVFPGVVSNHHLHHLAALGIATSEMLEFGSAYAKQIIKNAQALAQELYSLGFNVLCEDQGFTESHQLAMDVSNVGRAAKLAKDLESNNIILNKNLFPWDDVNRSDDPSGIRIGTQEITRRGLKEKNMSEVAEFIKRVAIDGENVKQEVTEFIKQHNKVHYAFKEDEAYNYVDF encoded by the coding sequence ATGTTTAAAAACGAAGAATACGCTCTAAAAATTAAAGAAATTACAAAAGAGCACCATAATTGGATGGAAAATAGTATAAATCTTATTGCAAGTGAAAATATAACAAGCACCAGTGTCAGGGAGGCTTTAGCTTCAGATCTATCTCATAGATATGCAGAAGGTCTTTCTGGTTGTAGACTCTACGAAGGCTGCAAGTATGTTGACGAGATAGAAGATATAACTGTGAAACTTTCAAAAAAGATTTTTAAAGCAGAACATGCTAATGTTCAGCCAATATCAGGCGTTGTAGCTAATATGGCATCGTTCTTTGCTCTCGCAAAACACGGCGACTCTATGATGGCTCTTGAGGTTCCTGTGGGTGGACATATCAGCCATGCAAATGTCAGCGCTGCAGGAATACGAGGATTAAAAATAGCCCCCCATCCATTTGATGAAACAAAAATGAATATCGATGCGGATGCTATGAAAAAGGATATAATCGAGAAAAAGCCAAAAATAGTACTCTTAGGTGGCAGTTTATTTCTGTTCCCACATCCAGTAGAAGACGCTAGAGAAGCAGCAGATGAAGTGGGCGCAAAGGTAATGTACGATGGTGCACATGTTCTTGGTTTGATAGCAGGAGGATATTTCCAGGACCCTCTTAGGGAAGGTGCAGATCTTCTTGTAGGAAGTACACATAAAACTTTTCCAGGACCACAAGGAGGTATAATCCTCTGTAAGGAAGATATAGCGCACAAAATAGATGATGCAGTCTTCCCGGGAGTTGTAAGTAACCATCATCTCCATCATCTTGCAGCACTAGGAATAGCTACATCAGAAATGCTCGAATTTGGTAGTGCTTATGCCAAACAAATAATCAAAAATGCACAGGCACTTGCACAGGAACTATACTCTCTTGGATTTAATGTACTTTGTGAAGATCAAGGATTCACTGAGTCCCATCAGCTAGCAATGGATGTATCAAATGTTGGAAGAGCAGCTAAACTTGCAAAGGACCTTGAATCAAACAACATAATTCTCAACAAGAATCTATTCCCATGGGACGATGTAAACCGCTCAGATGATCCATCGGGTATCCGTATTGGAACACAAGAAATAACCAGACGTGGATTAAAAGAGAAAAATATGTCAGAAGTGGCAGAATTCATTAAAAGAGTTGCAATTGATGGAGAAAATGTTAAACAAGAAGTTACAGAATTTATAAAACAACATAATAAAGTGCATTATGCATTCAAAGAAGATGAAGCATACAATTATGTTGACTTCTAA
- a CDS encoding AEC family transporter: MSSIETIIAIILLILVGYISKRIGLLKYEDSITLNKIVVNIAIPSLIFLAMYTADLSNIKVLFPITLICIVTGSLSGLLVYLFSVARGYSKKTKWTLVGTSTLFNSGFLGYPVVLGIFGASGLVRAVFYDMGSTILFLCLGILFIIIFEGKYTSIIRRTFLFPPIWGIILGILANFMHLNIGVLPLNVLQYLSGAAIPIIMISLGLSLEVGGLKNYLGAASFVSFIRLAVSPVIAILIIYILGLTGLESTVTIIEAGMPSAMLSLVLAASYDLDIKAAAACIFLSTVLSMISLPILIYLL; this comes from the coding sequence ATGAGTTCAATTGAAACCATAATCGCCATAATTTTACTGATATTAGTGGGTTACATTTCCAAGAGAATAGGTCTTCTCAAATATGAAGATTCAATTACACTCAACAAAATAGTTGTAAACATTGCCATTCCTTCACTCATATTTCTGGCAATGTACACTGCAGATCTTTCCAATATAAAAGTTTTATTTCCAATTACTCTGATATGTATAGTAACAGGAAGTCTTTCTGGTTTACTGGTTTATTTATTCTCAGTTGCAAGAGGATACTCAAAAAAAACGAAATGGACATTGGTCGGCACTTCAACTCTTTTCAATTCAGGTTTTCTTGGATATCCTGTTGTTCTTGGGATTTTTGGTGCGAGCGGGTTGGTAAGAGCTGTTTTCTATGATATGGGTTCTACAATACTCTTTCTTTGTCTTGGAATTCTATTTATTATTATATTTGAAGGCAAATATACTTCAATCATTAGAAGAACATTCCTATTCCCTCCAATTTGGGGTATAATACTGGGAATACTTGCAAACTTTATGCATCTGAATATTGGAGTACTACCTCTAAATGTACTCCAATATCTCAGCGGAGCCGCAATTCCAATTATAATGATATCTCTTGGACTATCATTAGAAGTTGGGGGATTAAAAAATTATTTAGGTGCTGCTTCATTTGTTTCATTTATCAGATTGGCAGTATCTCCTGTAATTGCAATTTTAATAATTTATATTTTGGGGTTAACCGGTCTTGAAAGCACGGTAACAATAATTGAGGCAGGTATGCCTTCTGCAATGTTAAGTCTTGTGCTTGCAGCAAGTTATGATCTTGATATTAAAGCAGCAGCAGCTTGTATATTCCTAAGCACTGTTCTAAGTATGATTTCATTACCAATATTGATTTATTTATTGTAA